TAACTTTATCCTTTTCTACCACTGCTACTGCAAAACCGGCTCCATGCCAGTTCTTCAGCACTGTTTCTGCGAGGGTATCCAAACTTTTCAGGCGAGGGTCCTGCTGGGCTAATGTTACTTTACCAAGGGCCAGGGAGCAAAGGCACAGGAGTACTTTTTTCATGCCGTAAATATAAGCAATTAGCCTACTTTTGCCGGCTAACAATCAAATTTATAATGGCTACTACTAAAATCACTGTGAACAACAACGGCTCCCTGAAGGTTGAGGGAGATTTTGAGATTGTTGACAAAAACGGGAATGCGTACGACTTAGCAGGAAGGGATGTGGTGTCCATCTGCAGGTGCGGCCGCTCTCAAAACAAACCTTTCTGCGATGGTTCACACAAAGGTCATTTCGAACATGAAGCAATTGCCTTTGCTCTTCCACCGAAGAAAGTATAACAAAAAGGGCTGACCGTGATGGCCAGCCCTTTTTGTTTATAAGCAACTATCTCTTAGCATTTTCATATATACCCTGCCCTTTTCATGGGCAAATTTCACATTCCGTTCCGGAATACTTTGTGGCTCGGGAAAATTCAACAAAGCTGCTTCTATCTGCGCTTCCCTAAGGATATGCAGCATGGGGTAAACAGACCTGTTGGTATAATTAGCGGCATCCTCCGGCTCCGTGCCTGCGAACTGATATAAGGGATGAAAGCTGGCTACCTGGTAAACACCCTCGTACCCGTTTTGCTGTAGCGCTTTTTCCACGGCATCCACCAGGTTCAGGTAATCCAGGAAAACAGGGAATGCCTCCGGGAAAATAACCATGGTAGTGGCAATACTTTCATCATTATCCAGCCGTACACACTCTGCCAGGAAGGCCAGTCTTGCTGCCTTGATCCCCGTAGTTGTTACTACTTCATAATGAATGGTATCCTGCTTCAGTTCTTTTGCTGCAAATGGACAGAAATTACATCCTATCACTACTTTTTTAATCCAACACTTTGTCTGTGCAATTATTTCTACCATTTGATGTTTTGCGTTCAATAGAAGAACTGTTCTGCGATAATTTTACCATCCTTTACTGTGTATACGCACAGTTCATTCATTCTTGTACGGCCTTTTTCCTTCATGGTGAGGTCCATATCAAGTGTAAATGCAATTATATTCTCTGTGATCAGCGGTTCTGAAACAGCAATAGCATGTACTTCCTCCACCATTGAATTAAACAGTTCTGCTTTTGCAAAACATGCTTCCTTCCCTTTTGTTTCCTTCTCAAAACCGGGTGTGGGAAAGGGTTCAATACTCACGGTATCATCAGCATACAGTTCTTTCAATGCTGTTTCAAATTGCCCGTTACGGCAGTAGTTTGCGAGTTTTGCTGCTAATTCCTGGATAGTCATAATAGTAAGGTTTTATGTTCAACACAATTTAAAGAAACATCAGCAAGACGGCATTATTTATGTAAGAAATTAACAAATGCTTGTCTTATGAAAAACGCCGATTTTAAACAGTTCTTCAAGGACTATATCAAATGGGGTGATGAACATGATGCCCAAAAAGTAGCTGATGCTTATGCGGAACATTTCATCTTTGCAGACCCTAATGGTATTATGCCCATGGAGAACAACAACGAACTTGTTGCCAAATATGCGGACATAGAAGAACATTACAAAAAAGTGGGCCGTACTGCCACACATGTAATAGATGCGGATACCACCAAACTGGATGAACAATACTACCTCGTAAAAGTGAAATTCGGCATGACCTTTCAGAAGACCGGTGATGAGATGATCACTTTCGATATCACATACATCATGCGGGTAGTGGAAGGCACACCGAAGATTGTGCTGTACATATCACATGAGGATGAGATGAAGGTATTGAAGGAGAAAGGATTGCTTTCGTAATCCTGAGGAGGCAATTCTTTCTCAATTTTGGGGAGGCAATTTCTTCCCGCCTTTCCTATTTCCGCTTGGGTTTAGCTCCACGGGTTTTAGGCTTACCGTATTTCTTCATCATCTTTTCAGAATGGCGGACCTTTACATTCACCTTTTTGTTATGGGCTGCTTTCTCATGGAAGGCTGCACCCACATCTTCTTTTTTCCGTTGTTTTAAGACGATATTAGGCACAATGAAGCCCGGTTCCTCCTCCGGTGTCAGTTCAGTGGAGATCTCCAGGTTTTCGGGCAAAGGAACGATGGGGATCTGATAGTTCATCAGGGCTTCTATCTTATCCTGCACTTCCTTGTCTTTTTCCGTAATAAAGCTGATAGCGATCCCCTTCTTATCAAAACGCCCCGTTCTGCCGATGCGGTGAATATAACTTTCCGGCAACTCCGGCATATCGAAGTTGATCACATGTGTTACTTCTGAAATATCCAGCCCGCGGGCAATGATATCCGTGGCGATCAGCAAGCGGTAGTTGCCTGACTGGAATTGCTTAACAGTATTGAAACGATGGTTCTGCTCTTTATTGGAATGGATCACCCCTACTTTCTCCGGGAATTCCAGGGCCAGGGGTTCATACAGTTCATCCGCCAGCTTTTTGGTGGAGACAAAAACCAGCACCTTGGTCATTTCCTTTTCCTCGCTTAACAACAATCCCAACAGGTTCACTTTCGTGTAAAAGTTGGGGACCATATAAGCCTTCTGCGTAATATTCTCCAGCGGTGTTCCTACAGGAGCAGCTTCAATAGTAACGGGATTATTGAAGAAGGTTTCTATCAGTGACTCCACTTCCGGTGTGATGGTAGCGGAAAAAAGGAGGTTCTGGCGTTTGGCTGGCAGCAGGTCCAGGATATTTTTCAGCTGTGCCCGGAATCCCAGGTTCAGCATTTCATCCATTTCATCTATCACCAGTCTTTTGATAGCCTTAAGTTTCAGGGCGCCACTCATTACAATATCCACCAGCCTGCCGGGTGTGGCCACTACCACATCCAGTTTACCTTCTGCGATGGCCATCTGAGGGTTCATATTGGCGCCGCCATAGAAACCGGCCACTTCCACACTTTGATAAGTACTGAGCTTTTTAACGGATTCCACTACCTGTACAACCAGTTCTCTGGTAGGTACAACAATCAGGATCTGGGGGAACCTTTCTTTGGAGAAACTCCACATACGGAGGCAGGGCAACAGGTAGGCAAATGTTTTACCGGTACCGGTCTGGGCGATGCCACATACATCGCGGCCGCTCATGGTTACGGAAAAAACCCTGCTCTGAATGGTGGTAGGTGTCGTAAAATTAAGGTCCTTCAACGCCGCCAGTAAAGGCTTGTTAAGGTTCAGATCATCAAAAGTCATGCGGCAAAAGTAACGAATTTATAGGCAGGAGCGGTTTCCGGTTTTTTCAGAATAGCCGCTACTCTAATTCTTTCAGCCTGTCTGCTGCATAATCTGCACCTAGTTCTTTCGCTTTGGTCCAGTCTGCTCTGGCGCCTTCTTTATCTCCCAGATTAAGTTTCGTATTACCACGATTAAAATATACGGCTGCGTTATTGGCATCCAGTTCTATGGCTTTATTAAAATCGGCGATGGCCCCGGTATAGTCTTCTGTTTCACTTCTGTTAACAGCCCTGTTGATATAAGCTTCTTTGAAGGTGGGGGCCAGTTCTAATGCCTTATCATAATCCTCGCGGGCTTTGGCCGTCAGGAAAATGGCTTCTTTGGCAATGGCCCTGGAATACCAGGTATTGGCATTCTCCGGGAAGATCTTGATAGCCGAAGTGAAATTGATAATGGATGCGCCGTAATTGCGGTTGTTATAGGAACTGATGCCCAGGTCGAAATAATAGGCCAGCTGGCTTGGTTCCAGGTTGGGGAATTCTTTATTGTCAGCGCCGGCAAAGGTGCCGTAGCCATCCAGCCTGCAATCAAATTCAAAGCCTTTGAAGTACAGATCAATACCCCAGGCCAGCAGGTTATCCTGGTCTATGGGGAACAGTGGGGAGATGCCCGTAAAGCCCAGCAGGCCATCCTTCTCTCCTATCTCTCCTACTTTTGATCCATAAGTGGCGGTCAGGAAAGCGCTGAATTTCTCCAGTTTCTCCCTTTGATCAGATACGAAGAGGAAGTCAAATTCGCCCAAAGCATATTCCTGGAAGCCGCTTTTGATCAAACGGTCATATACTGCCGCTGCCCAAAGTACTTCTTCGTTGAATTGTTTGATGAATTGCTCCTGTGTAAAAAATCTTCCCTCCATATATTTTGAATTTGAGGTGCAAAATTACTAATTCCGATCCAATAGCTTCTTTAATAACAGTACTGCCTTTTCCATTTCCGGCAGTTCATAACCGGTAAATCCAAAAATGAAGCCATCTTTCTGAGTGAATTTTAAGGCGAATTCATTCACGGGAATAAGGATGATGCCTTCTGCCAAAGCTGCCGCCACCAGCCTTTTCACATTGCAGGGCCGCCTCATCCATGCTATAAAATGCATACCTGTTTCCGCAGGCGCTACCAGGAGGTATTTGCTGAGATGTTTTTCCAGCAGCACCACCAGCTCTTCCTGTTGTTTTTTGTACAGTGTACGCATCTTCCGCAGATGCCTTGCAAAATGCCCTTTCAGCATAAACTGGGTAACAATGGCCTGGTCTATTACAGGGCTTTGCCGGTCTATAGTGGATTTCACGATCTTGAACTGGTGTGCGATAGCGGCAGAAGGTAATACCATGTAACCCATTCTCAGCGCGGGAAAGAGCACTTTGCTGAAAGTACCGGTATAGATCACATTGCCGTGATCATCTAATCCTTTCAATGCAGGAACCGGACGTCCGTTATAGCGGAACTCGCTGTCATAATCATCTTCCACGATCCACATTTTATTTCGTGCTGCCCATTTCAGAAGTTTCAGGCGTTCGCTTAATGGCATGGTAGCCCCTAGAGGATATTGGTGAGAAGGCGTGAGATAAGCAAAACGCCCTTCCGGGTAGTGTTTCATGGCATATGCAATATCCAGTCCGTTTGCGGTAATGGGCACGGGGCATACTTTCCCACCCCATCTTGCCATAGCCGCCCTTGCTCCCATATATCCCGGATCTTCCATCCAGCACTGGTCTCCTTTCTTTATCAGGGCCTGTGCAGCCAGGTTCAGGGCCTGGCGGGAACCATTTACGATCAGGATCTGATCTGCTTCACAAATGATGGAACGGTGAATGCGCAGGTAATCCACCAACGCTTCCCGTAATGGTAAATGCCCCAGTGTTTCTCCATATCCCAGGTGCAGGGAATGCACATCACGATATGCTTCTGCGGCAAGGCCCGCCCATATTTTAAAAGGGAATTGCCGGATGGAGGGAACGGAATTCTGGAAAGGAATGACCGGTTCTACCGTACTGTCTTTTCGCAATACTTCATCGGGCAGTGCAGCATCCTGGTATTTCACCGGCATCGTTTTCCGTACGGAAGGTGTTATGGGGTTCAGTTTGGCGCATACATAAGTACCATCGCCTTTTTTTCCTGCCAGGTATCCTTCCAGGATCAGTTGTTCATAAGCCTGGAACACACTGTTGCGGGAGATATCCAGGTCAATGGCCAGGTGCCGGGTGGAGGGCATACGCTCTCCTTCTTTCAGACGGGCATTGAAAATGGCCTGTTTGATCTGTTCATACAGCTGAAGGTACATGGGTGCTGTATTTCCTTTCTCTATCTTGATAAAAGGCAGCGGTATCCTGGGAGTGGTCTTACTCATAATGGCACTATCAAAATTGTGTAAAATGGCTCTTTTTACAATGCCAATATACTGCTACTTTTGTTCACATGAAAATCGCATACGTTGTTTATACCACACAGGAAAAATATGTAACTCCGGGACTGGAGGATGAAGAAAGCGTGCTGCTCAACTTCCTCTTACAAAAAGGCATTAACCTGCATAAAGTGATCTGGAATGATCCTGCCGTGAACTGGCAGGAATACGACCGGGTATTATTAAAATCGCCCTGGGATTATCATGAGAACATTGGCGCGTTCTATACCTGGCTGGATAGTATTGAAGCAGCCGGCATTCCGCTGATCAACCCATACACCATCGTGAAATGGAATACGGATAAACATTACCTGCAGGATATCACTGCTGCCGGTTTACCAGTTATACCTTCCGCTATTATTAAAAAGGGAGCGCAGTTCAACCTGCGCTCCTGGTTTGAACACTTCTCCACTTCGCAACTGATCGTTAAACCCTGTATCAGTGCCGGTGCCAAAAATACTTTCACGATCCCTTTAGCTGAAGTGGATGATTATACAGCCCTCTTAACCCCTTTGGTGCAGGAAGAAGCCTTCCTGGTGCAACCTTACATTCCTGAGATTGCAACGGAAGGAGAATGGTCTTTTATTTTCCTGGATGGAAAGTTCAGTCATAGTGTAGTGAAGAAACCGAAGGCAGGTGATTTCAGGGTGCAGCAATATCATGGTGGCACCGTACATGTGGAAGAACCTGCTGCCAAACATATTGAAAGCGCTACGGCCTATGTGCAGCAGTTTGCGAAAGACTGTTTATATGCACGTGTGGATGGGGTGATCATCAAAGAAGAACTGAGCCTGATGGAACTGGAACTGATAGAACCGTTTCTTTTCCTGGGATCTCATCCCGAGGGATATGAGAATTACTACAAGGCATTAAAATCATATCAACATGATACCATTTGACCAACTATTGCTGTTCATACTGGCCGCCCTTGTGATGGTGATCACACCGGGACCTAATATGATCTACCTGATCTCGCGTTCTGCAACGCAGGGCAGGAAGGCCGGCCTGACCTCCCTGCTCGGCATTGCATGCGGATTATTGTCTCACATCTTATTGGTGTCTTTTGGACTCACAGCGGTGCTGATGACCATTCCTTATGCATACGCAGTACTCAAGACACTCGGTGTGCTCTATCTCTTGTACCTGGCATGGGAAGCCTGTAAGCCCGGAAGCAAGAGCGTTTTTGAAACACAGCATGAAATGAGGGCGGATAAGCCAGCGAAACTTTTTGCGATGGGCATCTTTACCAGTATGCTCAATCCTAAAGTAGCGGTATTTTACTTATCCCTCTTTCCTCAATTCATTCACCCTGCTAACGGCAATGTACTTTCACAAAGCCTGATCCTGGGTTTCACCCAGCTCAGCGTAAGCTTTACCGTTAACTTCATTATTGTGATGATATCGGCACAAGCTATGCAGTGGTTTGCATCCCATCCAAAATGGATCCGCGTACAGAAATGGTTTATGGCCAGTGTACTAGCGGGCCTGGCTGTAAGGATGGCTGTTGATAAAGGCAAGTAACGCTTCCCAGGAATAATAATGGAATACTTTACCATTGCTCATCGCTACAAACAACCCTTTTGGAAATTTATCTCCCAGCGGCACAGCAGTTATCTCAGAACCGTCACTTTCAATAGTGGATACCGGCACCTCGGATAACAGCTTGTGCTGATGGGGATTTCCAGCCTCTCCTTCTCTTCTGTACACCATAAAGGTGTTGTTCTGCTGATTGGACACCAGGATGTACCCGGTGCTATCTGATACGGGATAAATAGAAATACCTTCATGATCAGACACAAAACCCTCCGTACCAAAAAGTACCAGCTCCCCATCTGCCTTTGCATCCGGATCCGCTACATACTTCCTTACACCTACTGTTTCATCTGAATAGTAAATATAGCCCAGCTGATTATCCACCGCGATGGCCTCTATTTCTTTTTTACCACTGTACTTTCCGAACTTCCTTACCACAGCAGCCTGCACGGCTCCTTTACCATCATCACTGAGGCGGTATTGCCAGAGGTACTGGTCCACCGGACCGCTTTTGCGGCCTACAATAGCAAAGATGGCAGAGTCTTTCGGACGGGTATATAACGCAACACCCATAGGAGCCTGTTCTTTTTCCCCGGCAAATACAACGATGCCGCCATTATCGATGGGTGTTAATTCCGGCAGTTTGAAAATGCGGATGCTGTTAGTTTCTCTTTCAGTTAATACGGCGATATCTGTTGGCACGCCATTGATCTTAAGGCCATAGGCGATATCCACATTATTAGGGCGTTTAAGGCCTGTTACTTTATTTACGATCTTACCTTCCAGGTCAAAAGCATACAGACCGCCGTCTGTAGCTTTATCTGTGCCCAGGATCAGGCTTTTCAGTGTATCCTTATGATTGATCCAGATGGCAGGATCGTCTGTATCCGCCCCCACTTCCTGTGTGATCACTACTGGTTTGAGCGCGTTTTCTTTTACAGGCGCGTGCCGGCTTTTACATGCACAGAGTAATACTGCCGCTGCTATTATGATTCTTACCATTTACGAAAATTTACAGATCAAACTTAAAACCAAAGTTGTAACGCGGACGATAGTATTCCATTTGCATCGTCCTGTCAGATGCTCCCTGGTAATAACGCAGGGGCTGATTGGTCAGGTTGTTCGCTTCTGCAAATACGCGTAATTGTTTGGTTATTTTATAAGATGCATTGGCATCGAGGAAAAATTGTTTATCGTAGTATACATCATCAAATTCATTCCCACCCAGTTCATTCAGGTAAGCGGCTGCATAGTTGCCGGATAACCTGGCTGAGAAACGTTTGTTCTCATAAGAAAGGGAAGCATTGAACATATGAGGAGCAGTACCGGGTAAAGTTGCACCATCCCGTTTCTCACCATCTCCGTTATATACACCGTCTGCTTTTGATTTAGTGAAAGTATAGTTCAGATAGATGCCCAGGCCTTTGAACAATTGACGTTGCAGCGCTACTTCAAACCCATATACTTTTACGTTATCACCATTCCTTGCCTGTTTGTACGTCCAGCGTTCGCCGGTTGGTACAGGATTTTTTTCACCGGGGAAATCTGTGGCAAACTTCTCTGTTGAATATTGCTGATCGCTGTAGGTGTAAATGAAGTCGCTGATGTTTTTGTAGAACACACCGGCAGAAAGGATACCTACAGATTTGAAATAGTATTCGGACATAAAGTCGAAGTTCCAGGCATAGGCTGCTTTCAGGTTAGGATTACCGGCGCTCAATTCTTCATCTTCCACAATGCTGCTGATGTAAGGAGCGATATCGTAGTAATTGGGGCGGGCAATGGAAGTGGTAGCAGCTAAGCGCAGCACCAGTTCATTGGTTGCGTTGTATTTGAATGTAAGGCCCGGTAATACGTTCAGGTAACTGTTCTTTACACTACGCTGACCGGCGAGGTCTTCTTCTTCCTCTACAATATTTCCTTTATAATCAATGCTGGTATTTTCAAGACGTACACCGGCAATGAGGGAGAGTTTGGAAGTAAGGTCCTGGTCCCAGCGAACATAACCTGCTGTGATGGTTTCCTTAGCACTGAAATTCTCTGCGAGGTATTCTGAAGGATCTGCTTCCTTATCAAACAGCGTTGAATTGTTTAACTGCAGACCGCCCAGGTAAGTGTTCACTATAAAAGAACCTGGCACATACTTAGCGCCTGGCGCAAAACCTTTACCATCAAAGGAGATAGTGGGCATAGCAGAGAGATCACCAAAATCAGTGGCAGGTTCGTATTCGTAGAATACGTTATCACGTTTTTTGTCTTTCAGGCGCAATCTTGCTCCTATGCGCATGCGGCCTTTTTGTTGGGGCAGGATGCTTAACGGGAAACGGATGTTCAGTTTCAGGCCCAGTTCATTTTCACGGGTATAATCAGAGTTCTCTGTTACAGAATTAAACTCAAAATCTGAATTACCCACATTGCTGGTGGCCAGCGGGAATCGCATATCGGAAAGGTTGAGCGTTACAGGTACATCTTCTGCTTCATAAGAAATGTAACGTTCATTAGGTGTGTTCTCTACTGCGGAAGAATAGCTTGCCCCCCAGTCGAGGTCTACTTTACTGCCCAGCAAATGTTCTCCTCTCAATGAGTAGTTCTGTACTTTACGTTCTTCCAGCCTTCTGCTTTTGCCCTGGTTACTATTGATACCACCTTTTGTTTCGCGGGATAAAGAACCTAGATAACCGGTGAGCTGGTCGTTGGCGTCATATTCCGGTTCAATGTCCTCAATGCTCAGTGCGTAACGGTTCTCCCGGTCGTAATGCCAGTTGTACATAGCATTGGCATAGATCGTATTCCTGGCATTGAACTTATAATCCAGCGCAGCAGAGAGGCTTCTGCGAATGCGTTGTACATTGTACTGACGTAACTGGATCTCTTCTGTGTATATTTTATCCATGTCGTCTTTCGCCCATACTGCTTCCACGTTATCAGAACCGTAATCGTTGTTATTGTAGGATGCACTCAGTACGGCACCCAGTTTATTCCGGAAGAAACGGTTACCCAATACCAGCGAACCTGTGTACAATGGTTTATCGCGGATAGGATTCAAACCACCGGACAATGTAGCTGAAATACGCGGGCCGTTTGGTGCGGCACGGGTCACCAGGTTTACGGAACCGCCAATAGCGTCTGCATCCATATCAGGGGTGAGGGTTTTATTCACTTCAATGGTCTGCACCATATCGGAAGGGATCAGGTCCAATTGTACCCGGCGGTTATCTCCTTCCGCAGAAGGGATACGGTCTCCGTTAAGGGTTACAGAGTTCAGTTCAGGAGCCAATCCGCGGATGATGATATCGCGGGCCTCTCCCTGGTCGTTCTGCATGGTAACGCCGGGAATACGTTTGATGGCATCTCCCACATTCGCATCCGGGAAACGGCCGATCTGATCTGCAGATACAATGTTGGTAACATTGGGATTGTTCTTTTGCTGGTTCAGGGCTTTAGCCTGACCTCTTAAACGATCTCCCACGATGATCACTTCTTTTCCTTCAACACCTCCTGCATCCAGCTTAAAGTTCACCTCCGCATTCTTACCTGCGGCCACTGTTACTTCCTGCGAAGCTTTTTCGTAACCGATATAAGTGATCTCCAGGGTGTAAGTACCGGCAGGCACACTCAGGAATTCAAACCGGCCCTGCTGATTGGACACGGTGTAGTGATTACCGGGTTTCAGTTTCAAGGTAGCCCCGGGCAGGTTTAGATGCTGGTTCTTATCTATTACATGCCCGGTAACAAGACCGGTACCCTGTGCATAGGATGCTATGCTCAAACAGGAAAAGATAATTGCGGATAAAAGTTTTTTCATTCGGTAAGTCTTTTTTCGACTCCGCAAATATGCCCTCCGGCACAGGCTAATTCAAATTCTCACCGTGAACAAAAAGGAAACAGGCATTTCAGGAGCGTGAACAAAGCGGTAACAGCATAGCATTAAATCATTGATATTCAATAGCAACAGGCGTTACAAAATGCCTGTTAAGTTAACGTTACCACTATAGCGACTGTATAAAAACCGACAGGCTTTCCCCTTGCGGCAGGTTCAGTTTTTTACGGAGGCGGTAGCGCACTACCCTTAAACTATCCATAGAGATCCCCAGCAGGGTGGCAATGTCTCCGGAAGCCAGGTTCATTTTTAATAATGCCACGAGGCGGAGATCGTTGGCGGTGAGATTTTCGCAGTATTCCCGGAGTTTGTCGAAGAAAGATTGGTGCACTTGTTCAAAAATCCCCCTGAATTCATCCCAATGCTGATCATGATTAAAGTTCTGGTTGATCTGTGATTGTAATTGTTTTAATTGTTTCTTCTGATCACGGCGGTCTTCTTTCACCATATCATCCAGCTTCTGATGGAGTTCTTCCAGCAGCTGGTTCTTCTGTATAATATGGAGGGTATGGGTACTGAGTTCTTTTGAGCGGAGTTCCAGTTCCTGCTTGAGGTTAAATTCCGCCAGGGCGGCATTATGAATCTTAAGCCGCTGGCGGCTGATGATGAGCATGGCCATGATCACCAGCAGAATCCCTACAATTACAATAGCCCCGATAATGTTACGGGTATTGCGGAGGCCGGCTATTTCGTTATTCTTCTTTTCTATATCGTACATGGTTTGCAGCAGAGCCACCTGGCGGCCGTTTTCCTGGGAATAGATCTGCAGGAGGTGATAGCGGCTGAGTTCCAGGTAATAATAGGCACTGTCGTTATTGCCCATCAGATTATAAGATTTAGCGATATCGCGGTAGGCGCTGCAGATCTGGTATTGTTCATTTGCACGCAGGGCCAGTGCCAGGGCATTCCGGGTTTGGTCCAAACCTTCCAGGTAGTGGCCGGTTTTGCGGAACACATCTCCCAGGTTGTTATAGATCTCCAGGCAGGCAATGGAATCTCCGTTCTGCTGGTTGAGGGCAAGGGCCTGACGAAAATACCGAGTGGCGGAATCGTATCGCTCCTGGTCCTCATGAATGCTTCCCAGATTCTCATAGATCTTGGCCATACCGGTGTGGTTATCAATCTGGTGATATTGATCCAGGGCCAGCCGCTGGTAGTAGAAAGCACTGTCGTACAGCTGCTGTTTTTCATACAGGTGGCCGATCTTGCCATAGGTAAAAGCAATCCCGTTCTTCTGCTGCGCTTTATTATAGATATTAAATGCCTCGTTGTACTGTTCCCGGGCCAGGGAGGGTTGGCGGTTGTAATAATATAAGGTACCGATATCATTGAGGTTTTCTGCGAGTTGCATTTCCTTACCCTGCTGCTTGAAAAGTTTACCGGCCTGTAAATGATAATCCAGGGCCTGGGGATAATGGCCGAGGTGATAACAGAATTGTCCCATTTGGCGGAGGTGCAGGGCTGCGGCCGTCATGTCCCCTTTTTCCACTGCCTTGCCATATGCATCTTTCAGTGCCAGGAAGGAAGAGTCGGCAGATGGCCTGGCCTGTCCGGACTGGTGGATGATGAAAGTCTTCTCTTCCTGTGCCAGCAAGCGGAGCGTAACCGGGAACAGCAACAGACCCGTTAAAACAATTCGTAATAAGAACATATTCAAACAATAAAGAAGCAAAGAAAAGGTTCTAATGTTATGTTATTATTAAGGAGGGCGTTGGGAAATCATTTATTTTGATCATTATCTTTGCTGCCTATGTCTGAACATCCCTTTAACCGTGTCCAGAAGACTATAACCAACAATTTTTCACGAATCCTAAACATCGGTATACATCCCGGCATGCCGTTTATTGAGGCAAGACGGACCAGGTTGCTCAATCTCCTGGCTGTACCCTGGATACCCATGATGCTTATATTTGCTCTGGTGAATATGCTCCAGGGCAGGTATCCTCTCAGCGTCATCAATGTGCTGAATGCAGCAGGCAGCCTCGCTGTGCTCTTTCTTCACAAGCGGCAATTGTATTTAAG
This DNA window, taken from Chitinophaga niabensis, encodes the following:
- a CDS encoding CDGSH iron-sulfur domain-containing protein, coding for MATTKITVNNNGSLKVEGDFEIVDKNGNAYDLAGRDVVSICRCGRSQNKPFCDGSHKGHFEHEAIAFALPPKKV
- a CDS encoding LysE family translocator; translation: MIPFDQLLLFILAALVMVITPGPNMIYLISRSATQGRKAGLTSLLGIACGLLSHILLVSFGLTAVLMTIPYAYAVLKTLGVLYLLYLAWEACKPGSKSVFETQHEMRADKPAKLFAMGIFTSMLNPKVAVFYLSLFPQFIHPANGNVLSQSLILGFTQLSVSFTVNFIIVMISAQAMQWFASHPKWIRVQKWFMASVLAGLAVRMAVDKGK
- a CDS encoding nuclear transport factor 2 family protein, which encodes MTIQELAAKLANYCRNGQFETALKELYADDTVSIEPFPTPGFEKETKGKEACFAKAELFNSMVEEVHAIAVSEPLITENIIAFTLDMDLTMKEKGRTRMNELCVYTVKDGKIIAEQFFY
- a CDS encoding DUF1415 domain-containing protein — protein: MVEIIAQTKCWIKKVVIGCNFCPFAAKELKQDTIHYEVVTTTGIKAARLAFLAECVRLDNDESIATTMVIFPEAFPVFLDYLNLVDAVEKALQQNGYEGVYQVASFHPLYQFAGTEPEDAANYTNRSVYPMLHILREAQIEAALLNFPEPQSIPERNVKFAHEKGRVYMKMLRDSCL
- a CDS encoding ATP-grasp domain-containing protein, with amino-acid sequence MKIAYVVYTTQEKYVTPGLEDEESVLLNFLLQKGINLHKVIWNDPAVNWQEYDRVLLKSPWDYHENIGAFYTWLDSIEAAGIPLINPYTIVKWNTDKHYLQDITAAGLPVIPSAIIKKGAQFNLRSWFEHFSTSQLIVKPCISAGAKNTFTIPLAEVDDYTALLTPLVQEEAFLVQPYIPEIATEGEWSFIFLDGKFSHSVVKKPKAGDFRVQQYHGGTVHVEEPAAKHIESATAYVQQFAKDCLYARVDGVIIKEELSLMELELIEPFLFLGSHPEGYENYYKALKSYQHDTI
- a CDS encoding PLP-dependent aminotransferase family protein: MSKTTPRIPLPFIKIEKGNTAPMYLQLYEQIKQAIFNARLKEGERMPSTRHLAIDLDISRNSVFQAYEQLILEGYLAGKKGDGTYVCAKLNPITPSVRKTMPVKYQDAALPDEVLRKDSTVEPVIPFQNSVPSIRQFPFKIWAGLAAEAYRDVHSLHLGYGETLGHLPLREALVDYLRIHRSIICEADQILIVNGSRQALNLAAQALIKKGDQCWMEDPGYMGARAAMARWGGKVCPVPITANGLDIAYAMKHYPEGRFAYLTPSHQYPLGATMPLSERLKLLKWAARNKMWIVEDDYDSEFRYNGRPVPALKGLDDHGNVIYTGTFSKVLFPALRMGYMVLPSAAIAHQFKIVKSTIDRQSPVIDQAIVTQFMLKGHFARHLRKMRTLYKKQQEELVVLLEKHLSKYLLVAPAETGMHFIAWMRRPCNVKRLVAAALAEGIILIPVNEFALKFTQKDGFIFGFTGYELPEMEKAVLLLKKLLDRN
- a CDS encoding phytase, which codes for MVRIIIAAAVLLCACKSRHAPVKENALKPVVITQEVGADTDDPAIWINHKDTLKSLILGTDKATDGGLYAFDLEGKIVNKVTGLKRPNNVDIAYGLKINGVPTDIAVLTERETNSIRIFKLPELTPIDNGGIVVFAGEKEQAPMGVALYTRPKDSAIFAIVGRKSGPVDQYLWQYRLSDDGKGAVQAAVVRKFGKYSGKKEIEAIAVDNQLGYIYYSDETVGVRKYVADPDAKADGELVLFGTEGFVSDHEGISIYPVSDSTGYILVSNQQNNTFMVYRREGEAGNPHQHKLLSEVPVSTIESDGSEITAVPLGDKFPKGLFVAMSNGKVFHYYSWEALLAFINSHPYSQAR
- a CDS encoding tetratricopeptide repeat protein, which gives rise to MEGRFFTQEQFIKQFNEEVLWAAAVYDRLIKSGFQEYALGEFDFLFVSDQREKLEKFSAFLTATYGSKVGEIGEKDGLLGFTGISPLFPIDQDNLLAWGIDLYFKGFEFDCRLDGYGTFAGADNKEFPNLEPSQLAYYFDLGISSYNNRNYGASIINFTSAIKIFPENANTWYSRAIAKEAIFLTAKAREDYDKALELAPTFKEAYINRAVNRSETEDYTGAIADFNKAIELDANNAAVYFNRGNTKLNLGDKEGARADWTKAKELGADYAADRLKELE
- a CDS encoding DEAD/DEAH box helicase; translation: MTFDDLNLNKPLLAALKDLNFTTPTTIQSRVFSVTMSGRDVCGIAQTGTGKTFAYLLPCLRMWSFSKERFPQILIVVPTRELVVQVVESVKKLSTYQSVEVAGFYGGANMNPQMAIAEGKLDVVVATPGRLVDIVMSGALKLKAIKRLVIDEMDEMLNLGFRAQLKNILDLLPAKRQNLLFSATITPEVESLIETFFNNPVTIEAAPVGTPLENITQKAYMVPNFYTKVNLLGLLLSEEKEMTKVLVFVSTKKLADELYEPLALEFPEKVGVIHSNKEQNHRFNTVKQFQSGNYRLLIATDIIARGLDISEVTHVINFDMPELPESYIHRIGRTGRFDKKGIAISFITEKDKEVQDKIEALMNYQIPIVPLPENLEISTELTPEEEPGFIVPNIVLKQRKKEDVGAAFHEKAAHNKKVNVKVRHSEKMMKKYGKPKTRGAKPKRK